A single Pseudomonas sp. HN11 DNA region contains:
- a CDS encoding ABC transporter ATP-binding protein, whose protein sequence is MLILNAVHKSRGVGSQRYSLVIPALALRAGEQLAIVGPSGCGKSTLLDLLALVLAPDRVGQFEFHRHDVAGLWRGDQQSTLAALRSQHLGYVLQTGGLLGFLDVRGNIALSRQLLGLKEDGSVARLAEQLEISDQLAKRPDALSVGQRQRVSCARALAHAPQLVLADEPTASLDPLNAERVMQALLAQAREHRAACVIATHDEPLARASGLQVRRISCRRDADGGVTATLGEAC, encoded by the coding sequence ATGCTGATCCTGAACGCGGTGCATAAGAGCCGGGGCGTTGGTAGCCAGCGCTATAGCCTGGTAATCCCGGCATTGGCGCTGCGTGCGGGTGAGCAATTGGCGATTGTCGGGCCCAGCGGTTGCGGCAAGAGCACCTTGCTGGACCTGCTGGCGCTGGTATTGGCGCCGGATCGGGTCGGGCAGTTCGAATTCCATCGGCACGACGTCGCCGGGCTGTGGCGAGGAGATCAGCAATCCACCCTGGCCGCGTTGCGTAGCCAGCATCTGGGGTATGTGCTGCAAACCGGCGGCCTGCTGGGGTTTCTCGACGTGCGCGGCAACATCGCCTTGTCCCGGCAGTTGCTGGGTTTGAAGGAGGACGGCAGCGTGGCGCGCCTGGCCGAGCAGCTGGAAATCAGCGATCAGTTGGCCAAGAGGCCGGATGCGCTTTCAGTGGGGCAGCGCCAGCGCGTCAGCTGTGCCCGTGCGTTGGCGCATGCACCGCAACTGGTGTTGGCGGACGAGCCTACGGCCTCCCTCGACCCCTTGAATGCCGAGCGCGTGATGCAGGCGTTGCTGGCCCAGGCTCGCGAACACCGTGCCGCCTGTGTGATCGCCACCCATGACGAACCCCTGGCCCGCGCCAGTGGCTTGCAGGTGCGGCGTATCAGTTGCCGTCGCGATGCTGACGGCGGCGTCACCGCCACCCTTGGGGAGGCATGCTGA